In a genomic window of Actinomycetota bacterium:
- a CDS encoding IS630 family transposase: protein MGQGTLASDQANAQRRRACLVFFDETALSLTPNVRRTWAPRGRPPVLVHPFNWKKASMAAALCYGVRGGGAQFAFHVTAGNYDTDTLIEVLCELRRFLGGEKATLLWDGLPAHRSQAMRDWLATQRSWLVVERLPAYAPDLNPVEGLWSSLKAVELANLAVPTLAEVIDQAHRGIQRVRRTPHLAYSFLRHAGLSVS, encoded by the coding sequence CTGGGTCAAGGAACGCTGGCCTCAGATCAAGCAAACGCCCAACGGCGCAGAGCCTGCCTGGTCTTCTTCGACGAGACCGCGCTCAGCCTGACCCCCAACGTCCGCCGGACCTGGGCGCCCCGGGGCCGCCCGCCGGTGCTGGTACACCCGTTCAACTGGAAGAAGGCCTCCATGGCGGCCGCGCTCTGCTATGGGGTGCGCGGCGGCGGCGCCCAGTTCGCCTTCCACGTCACCGCTGGCAACTACGACACCGATACCCTCATCGAGGTCCTTTGTGAGCTGCGCCGCTTCCTTGGTGGGGAGAAGGCAACCCTGTTGTGGGACGGCTTGCCCGCCCACCGCAGCCAAGCCATGCGGGACTGGCTGGCGACCCAGCGGTCCTGGTTGGTGGTCGAGCGCCTGCCCGCCTACGCGCCCGACCTCAACCCGGTCGAGGGGCTGTGGTCCAGCCTCAAGGCCGTGGAACTGGCCAACCTGGCCGTGCCCACGCTCGCTGAGGTGATCGACCAGGCCCACCGCGGCATCCAACGCGTCCGCCGCACCCCGCACCTGGCCTACTCGTTCCT